From the genome of Carcharodon carcharias isolate sCarCar2 chromosome 34, sCarCar2.pri, whole genome shotgun sequence, one region includes:
- the LOC121272675 gene encoding leucine-rich repeat and fibronectin type III domain-containing protein 1-like, which yields MERLLFSLLLLSMAVKAQICPKRCICQNLSPSLAILCAKTGLLFVPPFIDRKTVELRLTDNFITTVRKKDFANMTSLVHLTLSRNTISQIMPLTFGDLRGLRALHLDSNRLTKLVNDHLKGLVNLRHLILNNNQLNHISEGSFNDFITCLEDLDMSYNNLEQFPWEAIAKMVNLNTLTLDHNLIDYIEEGTFSVLHKLARLDMTSNRLQKLPPDPLFLRTQPLINAKGTQTTSLMLSFGGNPLHCNCELLWLRRLTRKDDLETCASPPHLMGKYFWLISEEEFICEPPLITRLHSTKAFVMEGQGVTLKCKAVGDPDPSILWSSPEGKLVSNTSRTTIYDNGTLDILITTLKDNGMFSCIASNAAGVSDTNITIGIIPLPHLVNFTNHVKEPAPGSSDITTSTKSGSPSNNSDTKSLQDKKVVATELSTTSALIRWPSQRPIPGIRMYQIQYNSSTDDTLVYRMIPSASKTFLVNDLAPGRDYDLCILAVYDDGITSMTGTRVVGCVQFTTEQEYTQCHSVHTQFLGGTMIIIIGGIIVASVLVFIIILMIRYKVYNNTGEHKTVVNNMCSQTNGGQNGGMTRSTSKLAEDSGESIQEIFDESSKGSVTVLLNMSREKGNFPQTTAVMTADTLSHTQCRRTKPSIDPQKEAQLSSEEGQSEGSTTDSSLSVCLIRPSQGTLPRREKQTKLSNVSVLPCEISRARHRHSFDGDYSLFQSHSYPRRARTKTNLTGSGQNLNSDDTALETKRTTFSSTEWMLESTV from the exons ATGGAGAGGCTCCtcttctctctgctcctgctcagCATGGCTGTCAAGGCTCAGATTTGCCCAAAGCGCTGCATCTGCCAAAATCTGTCCCCTTCCCTCGCGATCCTCTGTGCCAAAACTGGGCTTCTCTTCGTGCCTCCATTTATTGACAGGAAGACTGTGGAGCTGCGTCTAACCGACAACTTCATTACCACGGTCAGGAAGAAAGACTTTGCCAACATGACGAGCCTTGTCCACCTCACGTTGTCAAGGAATACAATCAGCCAGATCATGCCTCTTACCTTTGGTGACCTACGTGGACTTCGTGCTCTTCACCTGGACAGTAACAGGCTGACTAAACTTGTAAACGACCACCTGAAAGGTCTGGTGAACCTGCGCCACTTAATCCTGAACAACAATCAGCTCAACCACATTTCTGAAGGATCCTTCAATGACTTCATCACATGCCTGGAAGATCTGGACATGTCCTACAATAACTTGGAGCAATTTCCTTGGGAGGCTATTGCCAAAATGGTAAACTTGAACACCCTTACCTTGGATCATAATCTAATTGATTACATTGAAGAAGGAACATTCTCTGTTCTTCACAAATTGGCCCGATTAGACATGACATCCAACAGACTGCAAAAGCTTCCTCCTGATCCCCTTTTCTTAAGGACTCAACCACTGATTAATGCCAAAGGCACTCAAACCACCTCATTGATGCTTAGCTTTGGTGGAAACCCACTGCACTGCAACTGTGAGCTGCTGTGGCTCCGACGCCTGACAAGGAAAGATGACCTGGAGACTTGTGCATCACCGCCTCACTTGATGGGGAAATACTTTTGGCTGATCTCGGAAGAGGAGTTTATCTGTGAACCTCCTCTCATAACACGGCTTCACTCAACCAAGGCATTTGTCATGGAAGGGCAAGGCGTGACCTTGAAATGTAAAGCAGTGGGGGATCCAGATCCCTCTATTCTCTGGAGCTCACCAGAGGGGAAGCTGGTTTCCAACACATCCAGAACAACAATATATGACAATGGAACCTTGGACATTTTGATCACGACACTCAAAGACAACGGCATGTTCTCTTGCATCGCTTCCAATGCAGCTGGCGTATCAGATACCAACATCACCATTGGGATCATCCCACTCCCTCATCTCGTCAACTTTACAAACCACGTGAAGGAACCTGCCCCGGGTTCCTCAGACATCACCACATCCACCAAATCTGGATCCCCTTCCAACAACAGCGACACCAAGAGTTTACAGGATAAGAAGGTTGTGGCAACAGAGCTGAGCACAACATCAGCCCTCATCCGTTGGCCTTCTCAGCGCCCCATTCCTGGGATCCGCATGTACCAAATTCAGTATAACAGCTCCACCGATGACACTCTTGTTTACAG GATGATTCCATCTGCAAGCAAAACCTTCTTGGTGAATGATCTGGCACCAGGAAGGGACTATGACCTGTGTATTCTGGCTGTCTATGATGATGGAATTACTTCGATGACTGGTACTAGAGTGGTGGGTTGTGTCCAATTCACTACAGAGCAAGAATATACCCAATGTCATTCGGTACATACCCAGTTCCTTGGTGGGACCATGATCATCATCATTGGTGGGATCATTGTGGCCTCTGTGTTGGTCTTTATCATCATCCTTATGATCAGGTATAAAGTCTACAACAACACTGGAGAACACAAGACTGTGGTGAACAATATGTGCTCACAGACCAATGGGGGTCAGAATGGAGGAATGACGCGGTCCACTTCAAAGCTCGCTGAGGATTCAGGTGAGTCCATTCAAGAGATTTTTGATGAATCCTCCAAGGGCTCGGTGACTGTGCTATTAAACATGTCTAGGGAAAAGGGCAATTTTCCTCAAACTACAGCTGTGATGACAGCAGACACTTTGTCTCACACACAATGCAGGAGGACAAAGCCAAGTATAGACCCCCAGAAAGAAGCTCAGTTGTCTTCTGAAGAGGGACAGTCAGAAGGGAGCACAACTGACTCCAGCTTGTCGGTTTGCTTGATTAGGCCAAGCCAGGGCACTCTACCTCGAAGGGAGAAACAAACTAAACTAAGCAATGTATCTGTTCTGCCCTGCGAAATCTCGAGAGCTCGCCATAGACACTCGTTTGATGGAGACTATTCTCTATTCCAGAGCCACAGTTACCCAAGGAGAGCACGGACTAAGACAAATCTGACTGGCAGTGGGCAGAATTTGAACTCTGATGACACTGCTCTGGAGACCAAGAGAACAACCTTTAGCAGCACAGAATGGATGTTGGAAAGCACAGTGTGA